The Raphanus sativus cultivar WK10039 chromosome 6, ASM80110v3, whole genome shotgun sequence sequence TAGGGGCCTTAGACATGGTGAACTTTGGTGGGAAAGATACTGTACCTTCTCATTTCCAAACTAGAAAGATTCATGTTCACAATGAGCAGGTGAGTTAAGTGCTTCTTTGAACTTAGTGATACTGAGTATgattgtttgtttcttttgtctttGGCAGGTGTCTCTCATGCGAACAACAGTAGAAGAGAACAAAAAGTTTGCAAGGTTTATTGCAGATAAAGTGAACAAATCAACAACATCAAAAGTGAGGGTTTGCCTTCCAGAGAAAGGTGTGTCAGCACTGGATGCTCCAGGGATGCCTTTCTGGGATCCAGAAGCCAGTGGCACTCTCATAAATGAACTGCAAAGTCTTATTCAAGCAAATGAAGACAGACAGGTATCTTTCATTAttcaattaaaaacaaaataggGATAAGCTTTTCTACTTTAGGTATTGAAAAGGTTGTGTTCTTTGACAGGTTAATAAATATCCACACCACATCAATGACCCTGAGTTTGCAGCGGCATTGGTTGCTTCATTTCTCGATATCTGTCCGAAAACCAACGCACCCCGCTCTGAAACGGCTTCCACTGGAGAGCCTGATGTGCCTAAGCCTGAAAGGCTTCCATACAGTCCCAAAAACTTCCCCAATGCAAAACCAGAAACCCTGGAACGAACTCAGAGCATTTTGGGAAGGCTAAGAGAACAAATAGAGAAGGGAGTGCCAATAATAGGGGGAGGCGCTGGGACGGGAATATCAGCAAAGTTTGAGGAAGCTGGTGGGATTGATCTGATAGTGATATACAACTCTGGACGTTTCCGGATGGCTGGAAGAGGATCTTTAGCTGGCTTACTTCCATTTGCTGACGCCAATGCAGTCGTCCTTGAAATGGCTAATGAAGTTTTGCCCGTTAGTGTTTCTTCTTACTCTCCTTCCCATCTCTTTCTTTCCATTTACTCATTCATggattctcttctctctctttctctttatcCAGGTAGTGAAGGCGGTGCCTGTTCTTGCTGGGGTATGCGCTACTGATCCATTTCGACGTATGGACTATTTTCTGAAGCAGTTGGAGTCCATTGGGTTCGTTGGGGTCCAGAACTTTCCAACCGTCGGTCTCTTTGATGGTAATTTTAGACAAAATCTTGAGGAGACCGGAATGGGATATGGGTAAGCTTAGCTACCAAAAAGACCCTTTGATGGATCAGTTTTGTATGTTATAGATTTGTTTAAATACTCTCCAATTAAATGGCAAAAACTTGTGGGATGGTTGGCAGGCTGGAAGTTGAGATGATCGCAGAGGCGCATAAAATGGGGATGTTGACAACTCCATATGCGTTCAACCcaaaagaaggagaagaaatGGCGAAAGCAGGAGCTGATATAATAGTAGCACACATGGGTCTAACTACATCTGGAAACATCGGGGCAAAGACCGCAGTGTCGATGGAAGAAAGCGTAGTTCGTGTGCAAGCTATTGCAGATGCTGCTCGTAGATTCAACCCGGACATCATAGTGCTCTGCCACGGAGGTATACTAGTAACACAGTTCTTTCAAGAATCCAATAGTTACTGCTTTGGTGGTGGTGGGGTAGTAAactcttttgtgtgtgtgtgtgtgtgtgtgtgtgtgtgtatggtAGGTCCGATATCGGGACCAGAGGAGGCAGAGTATGTGTTGAAGAGAACAAAAGGTTGTGTACATGGATTCTATGGAGCATCAAGCATGGAAAGGCTACCTGTAGAGCAAGCTATAACAGGCACTGTTCAAAAGTACAAGTCCATTGCAATGAAGTGAATAAATAAGTAAGTTCACATTTATGTAATTTTGTGTGTTTCCTCTTTTGTGTATTGTGGGCCGTTTGTTGCATTTGGTTTTCGTTGTGATGTGACTGCAGAGTCTTTTGGTTGCCCTAtgcttctttctcttttctacTACTATCTCTACTTTTGTAACGGtgatttttctatatttttcgaaataaaataaatccgtttccatcattttctcttcagtatcttttttttttttttttgctggggAAAATATCAATTTGACAATATACTGAAGAGAATAGTAGGGTTGAATTTTGGTCAACGTTATTAATGTGTGGAAACGAAAGAAAAAGGTAACCAAACATGGGATCACTTGTTAATCTTGGCTATTGCATGAAGCTATTTACCAGTACCTACTACTTGGTCAAGTTCTGAACTTGAGTCTCTTAGCTCTGGGTGCAGCAGCAGCACCAGCAACATCATAAGTCGACAACCTTTTGGAGGGGTCGTGAAGGTATAAGCAACTCTCCCCAAGCTTACACCCTTTTCCTTTTCCAAAAAACATGCATGGTCTCTGACCCTTTCCCTTTGCTAGTGCTTTCTTCTCGTCattgttattgttattattattattagcaaCTCGTCTTTTGTACTTGTTAGTCGCCGGAGCAACAACTCCCCCGTGTTCCCTGATAAGGTTTTTGAAATAGTCATCACGGGTTATGTTCATCTGGTAAGCACTTTGAGTATCTGTTACAGTTCCAGCTGATTCCAGGACCCTACTCATATTCCAAGTGCCTGAAGTGGGGGATGATTGATTTTGGGGTTCTGAGACTACAACTGAGCTCGGTTCCAAGGATTCTTCAACTCTTGGCAATGGCTTGCGCGCACAAGACAAAGGATAAGTGTTCAAAACCAGGTGAGCCGCCAAAACAGGGGTAACACCGTTTCCAGGAGGTGAGTTGGCTGAGGAAGTAGTGACATGTTGAGGAGGTGGTTTGGTAGTGTTGTTGTTATTCCCAGTTTCAAGTAGTGGTTTAGCAGCAGCAGCATTCAAGAGGTTGTTGATGATAATGGGGTCAGTGAGGAACTTGACAAGTAAATCAGCATCGACCGGACTTCCCTGTTCCTTGGTATTCAACAGAGCAGCAAGGGTCATGTCAGGTCCATGTCCAAATTGAGATGGAGGAGTTTTGGAACTCTGGGAGGATTGAATAGCAGGAGACTCAGGTTGCTCGTCTTCGTCCTCCTCAATGGGAGTGAGACGGATGGTAGGAGTAATGGTGTCATCAACTTGTACAGCCGCCGGTGAGATGGAAGGACTACACGAAAACGGGGTAGAGACGCAGAATGAGATATATAAAGTGATGATAATAAAAGTGACATTtgcaataatataaatttaaaataggaGGCTACCTACCGAGTAGGAGGGATGAGAGAGTGGTGTGGAtagaaagcttccaagacttttGCAATCCTCAAATTTTCAGAACCCGTTTCTGTGCTCTCTTCACCACTTGCAACAAGCCAATGGTCACTGAGAATAAACTGTTTTGTTTGGTAAAAGAATGTTAATTTCAAGAGGTTGATcaaacattttcttttatttgttttcacaGCATAAGAATGTGGTATAGTTTGCGATTGAGGAAAGAATATAAGTACTTTTGGTGGAGGTTTCCATGTAATGAGTGGAATGTTAGGAGGTCTCGTTGAATAAACAGTTCCATGGTGGAGATCCTTCGATGCTTTTGATTTGCTACATGTTTGTGCTCCAACTTTCGCGGGGTAATCTTCTTTTTGAAACATCTTTACCTGTTCTTCataagtaaaattatttgtttagttAATCTCATCTCTGAACCACAACAAATAATAGATCTTCaaatgattttgagtctcatttCACATCAATACTCCAGACTCCtcagtcaaaaaaaagaaaagaatagtTATGTAGTTATGTTAATTTGTTGTTCATAATTAAAGTTAGGTTTCTTTATTAAGTCAAATCAGTTCTTTTAAGTTCTCTTTGTTccagtttaaaataaattttaagttcAGTCAAATCagttctttcttcttttgtgtCTACCAGTACTACAATTGTTAATAAACTGTGAGATGTAACGGCTGCTTCTAACTTCAGTGAGTAGTTTAAGTCAAATGAATTCATTTTTCACATAAGATAAAAACAAGGGAGAGAAATAGTCAATAAAAACATCaaactcttttcttcttctttttttttggttttttgaatAAGAAGGGTGGCTATACCTGACAAAGCATACTATCTGATGGCCATGAAACCCTTGCTTTCTTCACATTACTACCCATTTCTTTCTAAATCAACTCAAGATTCAATAACGAAACGAGCAATCCAATTTTCCTATAGTCACAACACAAcacactttctctctctctccagacGACTCTCAAAAGTAGAAAAGTGGTGAAGAGACGTCGGCGATACGATTTGTGTTGTCAAGgaagaaaaccctaaaataagCAACTCTCTCTTAATTTTTATTGACCGACTTTATAGTCAAGAGTCAAgactaaattatttaaatttcttatactattatcttaaatttttattagtctCCCCATTACAGTTACAAATTTACCATCGtaactattaaaacagaagacctTTTTTTAAGATGACCTTCGGTTTCAGTAGTATTTACCATTCTGTGCCACTAACTTATTTTtacattatgttttttattaaatattttgttttcttttaataaatcaCAGATAACTATCCCTACTTTTGTGTagtatttttctatttcagaatattaaataaaacaagtaTGTGACATCagaattaatttattatttaaactaaacaagcaaatattttctaaatctaCTCCACTACATTAACATGAATTTAATGTCCATATAACATCAAACGTGAGTAAACTATGTCATACCAAATTGTTTATGAAAATGAGATTGACCATGAATACAATGCTTTCGTGACAATTTTAGTTGTATAGTTTTACATAAAATCCAGAAAAAGTTTACCCTTTATTCGTAATACATGTAggtgttatatatttataatattaaattattaacttATAAATGTTGGTGACCACAATATTGTATAGATCTACAAATGCTTATGAAATGTTAGTATCAATATTACATATACATGCATTTAGTTATATTACTTataaaaagttttcaaaatatactAATTTGGATTAATTCAAATTAACAAGCAATATACTTAACTGAAATATAGCAAAATtgtttagatttaagaaaacatcggaaacatttataaattttaaaagaatataccCCTTAAATTATGGATTTAGAATATacagtttttttatattttgattgagATATCTTTGAATTTCAAAGAAATATTAGTCACactgaaaaaattattttagaaaaataaagaaattagaAACTATATCTTCATATATTCAAAACTAATAAGATAAAACCTATTAAATAACTCTAACTATATTTACGTAACAATTTCAGTATCTCactgatttttaataaataatttgataaatattagttatattcaAAAGCCATAATATATAAAGcaacaaattaaattttataatactgTGTAACATCGTATCagaaatctatactattaaagtagatGACTATTTATGAATTTATCCTGAAATATCTAAGTAATTGCAAAAATTGCATGTATTTTTTACCCAAcattatttgcaaccaatcaaaagttattattttacaattacatttaaaaaaatttaatataattcagttcagcctttttgaaaattttgtttcttaaatgtttgcaccatatctttccaaaaaatatttcacattattaattatttgaaatcatttattaaatgaaacttcaaaataaaatcaagttgaaaatCATAATACtggtctgaattatctcaactccttaaaaatagttttgtttaaaataaaaactaaactgcataaactaaatttaataaaattatagaaaatgttttgaaacgcaaaaaatcaatttttcaatacagagagtgttgaagatataaaatattttatttaaattaaaaacatcagtgtaaaataaatttaacttcgggttatataagttaaatcatattacgggttagaattatttagagtattcaaaaatttagtcatatttaaaataacaaaaatagatcacataagtaaatttaagataaatttcataaaacactaaaatatataatttatcaaaaatcataatttattacgtaaaataatttttccaacaaaaaatatacccgctcttaaaaagggcgggtcaaaatctagttccttttaatgttttttGGGCAAATAATTAGTTACGTTCTTTTAGtgttacgtttttttttttgtcatctgatggattatattcaattttaaacAGAGGATACATCAAACCAGCAAGACAACAAGTCTTCCGAAGCCAAAAGCTAGCGTAGTAAACAATACTACGCGGAGCCAAGTTAAAAAAACAGGAAAGAACAACACAAAAGCTAAAAGACACGACTCAAACCCAAACATTGAAGAAACAGATCGGACTGTTAGCTAATAGAGAACCGTTGCTGTTGTAGACTGCGCCTTCTCCTCCTATGCGCCTGTACTCCACTAATCTCCTCCAACTCCAACTTAAACTTGCAATTGGACTTTGAAAGGACTCATCACGCGCCTTCAACGCGACTCCACTCTACGACAAGGTTCCCGAGCCTTACTCAACACGAATCTTCTCCATACAGTCGGTAACCGTTAGCCAACCACCACAGGCAATAGATCTGTTGAGATCTATGTCCATAGCTTCCAGATCTGAACCTCTTCACTTCAATCCGAAGACATGAAGCTTATGTTCGGATTTAAGACCATCTAGActaacaaagagagaaaagaacaaaaaacaaagCAAGTAAAAACTCGACTCCGATGCTGGGGGAGTCACCGGAGTCGCCGGCCGTCAAACCCTAGATCTAGTTTTCGtagagagaagatggaggaaaAGAGGAGAGAGGAAACTTCAAAACTTCCCAAATTGAATATCTTAGTGTTACGTTCTATAATCTATTCATTCTCTCCGAATTTCGAAATTGTATATTACCTCTATTAAATGACTTCAGGGCCAGGCAATTACTAAAATCCATTAGTATGTGTTTTATTCTCTCAATCTAAGAGCTCGTAGGTTTTCAAGCCCACTATCATTTAATCAAATCACATTCTGTCAACGCTTGCCGGCGATTGCCAAACAGCTACGACTTTACGTAGCGTTACTACAGCTTCACTTTCCAATTTACCAAATTAACCCCACCTCTTTCTCTATATAAGGTGGTGTTACTAGGAGCTTAAAAATTCAAACACACCTCACCTCACCTCACCTCACCTCTCATTTGATCAATTCAATGGCCTCCCAAGACAATGTCTCCAGGTCCGAAGCTCCAAATGGCAGTGATTCTCACATTGCGCCAACGACGAAGGTTGCATTTGTCACCGGGATCACCGGTCAGGATGGATCATACCTAACCGAGTTCCTTCTCCAAAAAGGCTACGAGGTCCACGGCCTCATCCGACGATCCTCAAATTACAACACTCAGCGGATCAACCACATCTACGTGGATCCCCACAATGCCAACAAAGCTCGCATGAAGCTCCACTACGCTGATCTCTCTGATGCCTCCTCCCTCCGCCGTTGGCTCGACGTCATCAAGCCCCACGAGGTCTACAACCTTGCTGCTCAATCCCACGTTGCTGTCTCCTTCGAGATCCCTGACTACACCGCTGACGTCGTCGCTACCGGTGCTCTCCGCCTCCTGGAAGCTGTCAGGTCTCACATGGCTGACACTGGCCGCACTATCAAGTACTACCAGGCCGGATCCTCCGAGATGTTCGGGTCAACTCCTCCTCCGCAGTCTGAAACGACGCCGTTTCACCCAAGATCTCCCTATGCTGCCTCCAAGTGTGCAGCTCACTGGTACACCGTAAACTACCGAGAAGCATACAACCTGTACGCCTGCAACGGGATCCTGTTCAACCACGAGTCGCCCCGCCGAGGGGAGAACTTCGTGACAAGGAAAATAACCAGGGCCTTGGGGAGGATCAAGGTCGGACTTCAGACCAAGCTCTTCTTGGGGAACATACAGGCGTCGAGGGACTGGGGGTTCGCGGGGGACTACGTGGAAGCCATGTGGCTGATGCTGCAGCAGGAGAAACCAGATGACTACGTGGTGGCGACTGAGGAGTCGCACACCGTGGAGGAGTTTCTGGAGGTGTCCTTCGGGTACCTCGGGCTCAACTGGAAAGACCACGTGGAGATCGATAAGAGGTACTTCAGGCCGACGGAGGTTGATAATCTGAAAGGAGATGCGAGCAAGGCGAAGGAGGGGTTGAAGTGGAAGCCCAAAGTGGGGTTCGTGCAGCTGGTGAAGATGATGGTGGACGAAGATCTGGAGACGGCTAAGAGGGAGAAAGTGCTCGTTGATGCTGGCTACATTGACGCTCAGCAGCAACCTTAAAACTCGAGTTGCCTTTATCTGATTGTTGTTATTTGAATCTAATGTTctgttttcaagttttttttttttcccttttcttGTTTGAAGCTGTACAACTCAATAAACTGCAAATCATCATACACTGTGGATTTTGTATCAAAGAGAATATAACATATGAATTTTCCTACGTCATAACAACTGGCTTCCTATTGTTCACGAGCGATTATACAAAACGGAAAACAAACTAACAAAACAAGTACTGAAAGCGTGAAGAGCAGTAGAGCCATCATCTTGCATTTATGCAAAATCAAAGACTAGTGAGAAGTATTCAGCCAATCTTATCAATGGTGACACAAGATTATTGACTCTTATGGCTCTTGTTTAGAAGAGAGAGTAGTACTACTACTGACCGAATCAGGAGGTGGTGCAAGAACAAAGGGAGTGACTGTTGACCTAAGAGATTCAGGTCCCTCAGAATTTATTCTTTTACACAATGAATCGCAGTTGTTGATCACCTCAGTCAACCTTCCTTTAAGCTCCCCAAGCTCCACCTGCAGGCCAtgaactgaagaagaagaatatataTCTAGTTAAAGTCATGTATGTTTAACAAGGGATGAATGATATATATAGGGAAGGTACCTTGAGATAAATGGTGGGAAGTAGTCCTCATAGCAGAAACGGAGTGGTTAAACCTCTGTAGAAGTTTAGAGGCCAAAGCATCTGCCACTTCAATCTTGTTTTCTATATCTTCCTAGATACATGAAGCCAAACATATGGTTATATAATTCATTTACAAACCAAAACtgtgagaagaaaaaaaggcaCATAGATTTTTCAGATGCAGTTCAGTTAAACGAAAATGCAACAatattcacacacacacacacacacacctgcAAATCCAATCCTCATAGTCATAGTGTACATTTCTATTTAAGGGAGTGTACCATTAAGTCTAGAGCTTGGGACAGAACGGACCTGTCTGTTGGTAATATCTTGAGCTTTGCTGTCTTGCCATTCACGGTAAATGGAGAAAAGTTCAACAAGTATTTGAGGATCCACCGTATCTTCTGGCAAACGCAAACAGTGAGCAAGAAATGAGATTAGGAATTAAAAAAACACTATACTTCTCACAATTCAAAAATGCTAGGACGAAAACAAGATATAAATTAAGTATAAAGATCAGAAACTCACTGGAAGAGGAGCTCGATAAAGCTTTCCTCACCAATATATCTGTTAAGCTACTTTCCCTCGGAGCAGCTGACTTCAATATTGGCCTACTCTGCCAAATTtacaaaccaaaaatattaatcaacatTGTTTTCGATTACGCAGAAAAAAGAGCAAAAGACTAAAGTAGTAGTAACTCACAACTGTGAGTGATTTAAGATTATCGAGAATGGGATCCACTTTCTCGGATCGTTGAGAGATGGTCGTTATCACATCTCCACCTCCTCTATTCTCCtgtcattcattcattcattcattcattccaATTGTCTAACCGAGATTCTCCTCAATAATCAAATCtcgaattatcttattttattaccTGAGCGCCTAATAGCGTTGAATCTGACGCCCCCATGCGATGATTGTGAACGAACTCTGGAATCcaattgtttgtttgtttcagacTTTCAGCTTAGTGCCAGGTCCGGTTCGCCCGAGGAGAGAATGAAACAGAGATTAGCTATTTTTCAACTCTAGACAAAGAAACTTCATGACGTTTCGTTTCTTTACAAGCTAACACCTTAACGTTTCAAAGTCCCTTTTAGTTTTCTCGCTATTTAGACGACAGTATGTTTTCATGCAGATCAAGGTAACGACAGCACGTCGGATATTTAATGGAGGGGTGAGACAAAGCATGAGTTAACTAAACCATGCTTGACCGCGCATGCTAGACAAAGCCCATAATATATGGGCCCACTTTTAGCCCACtttactaattatttatttactttttatttaaaaaataaatgcaaaaacaaataataacaCACCGTAATTTGTGTTTGGGGTTCAAACGTATTTTTCCTGCTTATACATTAACATTGGGAAAAACTCAGCAAGTGTAGAGCgttatatatatcttattacaCTCTCATCTTCTGCTTATCCATCCAAAATCAATCCCTTTGTTGGATTTTATTAAGATCATAAATAATTCCACGTAACTTGCGACGTTTCTTATGAATGCTGCATGCATGCATAGAACGGTATACTATCACCCCCAAAAAGCCTTTTATTCTTCGCCACTCATCAAGAATTGAGACGCCACGAACTTATCAAGCGCTCTCCAATCCG is a genomic window containing:
- the LOC108812859 gene encoding toMV susceptible protein tm-1(GCR26), coding for MPGETYRVFCVGTVDTKLDELRFLAGSVRSNIGAFSTNSSSNKVEVVIVDVSASPDHKEVDEVADFEFVNRDQLLSYSDGSAKLPEDRGEAVAIMSKCLETFLKRAFEDNSLAGAIGLGGSGGTSLISSAFRSLPIGVPKFIVSTVASGQTEPYVGTSDLVLVPSVVDVCGLNSVSKVVFSNAGASFAGMVLGRLASSPAAPGEEDGKCTVGITMFGVTTPCVNAVQQILTRQGYETLVFHATGVGGRAMESLVEQGFIQGVMDVTTTEVADHVVGGVMACDSSRFDVIVEKGIPLVLSVGALDMVNFGGKDTVPSHFQTRKIHVHNEQVSLMRTTVEENKKFARFIADKVNKSTTSKVRVCLPEKGVSALDAPGMPFWDPEASGTLINELQSLIQANEDRQVNKYPHHINDPEFAAALVASFLDICPKTNAPRSETASTGEPDVPKPERLPYSPKNFPNAKPETLERTQSILGRLREQIEKGVPIIGGGAGTGISAKFEEAGGIDLIVIYNSGRFRMAGRGSLAGLLPFADANAVVLEMANEVLPVVKAVPVLAGVCATDPFRRMDYFLKQLESIGFVGVQNFPTVGLFDGNFRQNLEETGMGYGLEVEMIAEAHKMGMLTTPYAFNPKEGEEMAKAGADIIVAHMGLTTSGNIGAKTAVSMEESVVRVQAIADAARRFNPDIIVLCHGGPISGPEEAEYVLKRTKGCVHGFYGASSMERLPVEQAITGTVQKYKSIAMK
- the LOC108812861 gene encoding zinc finger CCCH domain-containing protein 68 isoform X1 produces the protein MGSNVKKARVSWPSDSMLCQVKMFQKEDYPAKVGAQTCSKSKASKDLHHGTVYSTRPPNIPLITWKPPPKFILSDHWLVASGEESTETGSENLRIAKVLEAFYPHHSLIPPTRPSISPAAVQVDDTITPTIRLTPIEEDEDEQPESPAIQSSQSSKTPPSQFGHGPDMTLAALLNTKEQGSPVDADLLVKFLTDPIIINNLLNAAAAKPLLETGNNNNTTKPPPQHVTTSSANSPPGNGVTPVLAAHLVLNTYPLSCARKPLPRVEESLEPSSVVVSEPQNQSSPTSGTWNMSRVLESAGTVTDTQSAYQMNITRDDYFKNLIREHGGVVAPATNKYKRRVANNNNNNNNDEKKALAKGKGQRPCMFFGKGKGCKLGESCLYLHDPSKRLSTYDVAGAAAAPRAKRLKFRT
- the LOC108812861 gene encoding zinc finger CCCH domain-containing protein 68 isoform X2, which translates into the protein MFQKEDYPAKVGAQTCSKSKASKDLHHGTVYSTRPPNIPLITWKPPPKFILSDHWLVASGEESTETGSENLRIAKVLEAFYPHHSLIPPTRPSISPAAVQVDDTITPTIRLTPIEEDEDEQPESPAIQSSQSSKTPPSQFGHGPDMTLAALLNTKEQGSPVDADLLVKFLTDPIIINNLLNAAAAKPLLETGNNNNTTKPPPQHVTTSSANSPPGNGVTPVLAAHLVLNTYPLSCARKPLPRVEESLEPSSVVVSEPQNQSSPTSGTWNMSRVLESAGTVTDTQSAYQMNITRDDYFKNLIREHGGVVAPATNKYKRRVANNNNNNNNDEKKALAKGKGQRPCMFFGKGKGCKLGESCLYLHDPSKRLSTYDVAGAAAAPRAKRLKFRT
- the LOC108809867 gene encoding GDP-mannose 4,6 dehydratase 1-like, giving the protein MASQDNVSRSEAPNGSDSHIAPTTKVAFVTGITGQDGSYLTEFLLQKGYEVHGLIRRSSNYNTQRINHIYVDPHNANKARMKLHYADLSDASSLRRWLDVIKPHEVYNLAAQSHVAVSFEIPDYTADVVATGALRLLEAVRSHMADTGRTIKYYQAGSSEMFGSTPPPQSETTPFHPRSPYAASKCAAHWYTVNYREAYNLYACNGILFNHESPRRGENFVTRKITRALGRIKVGLQTKLFLGNIQASRDWGFAGDYVEAMWLMLQQEKPDDYVVATEESHTVEEFLEVSFGYLGLNWKDHVEIDKRYFRPTEVDNLKGDASKAKEGLKWKPKVGFVQLVKMMVDEDLETAKREKVLVDAGYIDAQQQP
- the LOC108834997 gene encoding uncharacterized protein LOC108834997 → MGASDSTLLGAQENRGGGDVITTISQRSEKVDPILDNLKSLTVSRPILKSAAPRESSLTDILVRKALSSSSSKDTVDPQILVELFSIYREWQDSKAQDITNRQEDIENKIEVADALASKLLQRFNHSVSAMRTTSHHLSQVHGLQVELGELKGRLTEVINNCDSLCKRINSEGPESLRSTVTPFVLAPPPDSVSSSTTLSSKQEP